The following proteins come from a genomic window of Geminicoccaceae bacterium SCSIO 64248:
- a CDS encoding aspartate aminotransferase family protein encodes MPFTANRQYKADPRMVVSAEGMYYQSHDGRRILDATSGLWCSNLGHRHPKVVAAIKQGLDTLDFAPSFQFGHPKAFEFANRVAEMMPGDLNRVFFCNSGSEAADTALKIAIAYHRARGEGQRTRLIGRERGYHGVGFGGTSVGGMVANRKVFGSLLPGVDHIRHTHDVSRNAFSRGQPAHGADLADDLERLVALHDASTIAAVIVEPVAGSAGVLPPPVGYLERLREICTKHGILLIFDEVITAWGRLGYASASERLGIKPDMITMAKGITSAHVPMGAVVATDAIYDAFMAGPDHMIELFHGYTYSGHPLACFAGLATLQAYKEEGIFERVRENEGYFEDLLHDRLGGLDLVTDVRNMGYMAGVDLLPVPGAPTKRAFTGMVKAYERNMMVRFTGDTIAFSPPLISERRHLEEMVDTIAKVVTADLVDLAA; translated from the coding sequence ATGCCGTTCACGGCGAACCGGCAATACAAGGCCGATCCGCGCATGGTCGTCAGCGCCGAGGGCATGTACTACCAGTCGCATGACGGGCGGCGGATCCTGGACGCGACGTCGGGCCTGTGGTGCTCCAATCTCGGCCACCGGCACCCCAAGGTGGTCGCGGCGATCAAGCAGGGTCTGGACACGCTCGACTTCGCGCCGAGCTTCCAGTTCGGCCATCCCAAGGCGTTCGAGTTCGCCAATCGCGTCGCCGAGATGATGCCGGGCGACCTCAACCGCGTGTTTTTCTGCAATTCCGGCTCCGAAGCCGCCGACACCGCGCTCAAGATCGCGATCGCCTATCACCGGGCGCGCGGCGAAGGCCAGCGCACACGGCTGATCGGCCGCGAGCGCGGCTATCACGGCGTCGGCTTCGGCGGCACCTCGGTCGGCGGCATGGTCGCGAACCGCAAGGTGTTCGGCTCGCTCCTGCCGGGCGTCGACCATATCCGCCACACCCACGACGTGTCCCGCAACGCGTTCTCGCGAGGCCAGCCGGCGCACGGCGCGGATCTGGCCGACGACCTCGAGCGGCTGGTCGCGCTGCACGACGCGTCGACCATCGCCGCGGTGATCGTCGAGCCGGTCGCGGGCTCGGCCGGCGTCCTGCCGCCGCCCGTGGGCTATCTCGAGCGCCTGCGCGAGATCTGCACCAAGCACGGCATCCTGCTCATCTTCGACGAGGTGATCACGGCCTGGGGCCGGCTCGGCTACGCCAGCGCCTCGGAGCGTCTCGGCATCAAGCCGGACATGATCACCATGGCCAAGGGCATCACCAGCGCGCACGTGCCGATGGGCGCGGTCGTCGCCACCGACGCCATCTACGACGCCTTCATGGCCGGGCCCGATCACATGATCGAGCTGTTCCACGGCTACACCTATTCCGGCCATCCGCTCGCCTGCTTCGCCGGCCTCGCCACGCTGCAGGCCTACAAGGAGGAAGGCATCTTCGAGCGGGTGCGCGAGAACGAGGGCTATTTCGAGGATCTGCTGCACGACCGGCTGGGCGGCCTCGACCTGGTCACCGACGTGCGCAACATGGGCTACATGGCGGGCGTGGACCTGCTGCCGGTGCCGGGCGCGCCGACCAAGCGCGCGTTCACCGGCATGGTCAAGGCGTACGAGCGCAACATGATGGTGCGCTTCACGGGCGACACGATCGCCTTCTCGCCGCCCCTCATTTCGGAGCGGCGCCATCTCGAGGAGATGGTCGACACCATCGCCAAGGTCGTCACGGCCGACCTCGTCGACCTCGCCGCCTGA
- a CDS encoding GNAT family N-acetyltransferase codes for MASLTLKQSSLESVFRPRSIALVADDVSPGSAGDLLAGNLIAGGFPGPILPVHPSVQAVRGILAYATVEALPLAPELAVVAGAQVRLPAVVDALGRRGTKATLLVGTRGDAAGLPGTNALLEAARPHGLRLVGPNALGVFSPRHGLAAGLSHRLPLAGDIAFVSQSGTMLTAVLDAATSHGIGFSHLVALGNRIDLDVAEALDFLGQDGRTRAVLLYLEDIGDVRRFLSAARATARAKPVLVLRARMARSGAFAAGTPDRDATGTGSSDAVFDAAFRRAGLLRVPGLDALFEAVETLGMGLRVTGERLTIVSNGGGLGLLAADLLLEQGGQLAELSADTLRQLDAIAPGGWRRTNPIDLGGHADGPTYRQAIETVLEDKQAGTLLVVHGPSAEADPIAVADATLEALGRRARPLLTSWLGKATLGTVRARFGRHRIPCFETPQQAVAAFMHLVRYERNQRLLQRVPPSVSDLLATDADRARSLMAAALPSEGEADLDPKAAQDVLAAYGLTVAVDAHPRSGVRPLALRVREDLVFGSVIELRHGGQAASRGEIPGIALPPLDLILARDLLDTVGLDDPSDRAHEAMTVALLQVAQMIVDQHMLAAVELDPIVVDGGRVRIGGARLRVRASGRRRLAIRPYPKQLETSARMEDGTEAAIRPIRPEDAPAIEAMIARTTGNDLRLRFFASIASLSSAMIARLTQIDYDREMALVAILPENDTDTIGGVVRISADPDNRRAEYAVLLRSDLKGKGLGRALMRLILSYADERGIQEVYGEVLRENRAMLALSSELGFTRHRSEEDPDILEVRWRRPSP; via the coding sequence ATGGCCAGCCTGACCCTGAAGCAGAGCAGCCTGGAGAGCGTCTTTCGGCCGAGGTCGATCGCGCTGGTCGCCGACGACGTGTCGCCCGGAAGCGCGGGCGACCTGCTGGCCGGCAATCTGATCGCCGGCGGCTTCCCCGGTCCGATCCTTCCGGTTCATCCCAGCGTCCAGGCCGTGCGCGGCATCCTTGCCTACGCGACGGTCGAGGCCCTGCCGCTGGCACCGGAGCTGGCCGTGGTCGCGGGCGCGCAGGTCCGGCTGCCGGCGGTGGTCGACGCGCTGGGACGTCGTGGGACGAAGGCAACCCTGCTGGTCGGCACGCGCGGCGACGCCGCCGGCCTGCCGGGCACGAACGCGCTGCTGGAAGCGGCCCGGCCGCATGGCCTGCGCCTGGTCGGTCCGAACGCCCTAGGGGTCTTCTCGCCGCGCCACGGCCTGGCGGCCGGGCTGAGCCACCGCCTGCCGCTGGCCGGGGACATCGCCTTCGTCAGCCAGTCCGGGACGATGCTGACGGCGGTGCTCGATGCGGCGACCAGCCACGGCATCGGCTTCAGCCACCTGGTCGCGCTGGGCAACCGGATCGACCTGGACGTGGCGGAGGCCCTGGATTTCCTGGGCCAGGATGGACGCACCCGCGCCGTCCTTCTCTATCTCGAGGACATCGGCGACGTGCGCCGCTTCCTCTCGGCGGCGCGCGCGACGGCGCGGGCCAAGCCGGTCCTGGTCCTGCGCGCGCGGATGGCGCGATCGGGCGCCTTCGCGGCCGGCACGCCGGACCGAGACGCGACGGGGACCGGCAGCAGCGACGCGGTGTTCGATGCCGCCTTCCGCCGTGCCGGGCTCCTGCGCGTGCCGGGCCTGGACGCCCTCTTCGAAGCGGTCGAGACGCTCGGCATGGGATTGCGGGTCACGGGCGAGCGCCTGACCATCGTCAGCAATGGCGGCGGGCTCGGCCTGCTCGCGGCCGACCTTCTCCTGGAGCAGGGCGGCCAGTTGGCCGAGCTTTCGGCGGACACCTTGAGACAACTCGACGCGATCGCGCCCGGCGGCTGGCGGCGCACCAATCCGATCGACCTGGGTGGCCACGCCGACGGTCCGACCTACCGGCAGGCGATCGAAACCGTGCTCGAGGACAAGCAGGCCGGGACGCTGCTCGTCGTCCACGGCCCCTCGGCCGAAGCCGATCCCATCGCGGTCGCCGACGCGACGCTGGAAGCGCTCGGCCGGCGTGCCCGCCCGCTCCTGACGAGCTGGCTCGGCAAGGCGACCCTGGGCACGGTCCGCGCCCGTTTCGGCCGGCACCGCATCCCCTGTTTCGAGACGCCGCAACAGGCGGTCGCGGCCTTCATGCACCTCGTCCGCTACGAGCGGAACCAGAGGCTTCTTCAGCGCGTGCCGCCCTCGGTATCCGACCTGCTCGCCACCGATGCGGACCGGGCGCGCTCCCTCATGGCGGCAGCGCTGCCAAGCGAAGGCGAGGCCGACCTCGATCCGAAGGCGGCGCAGGACGTCCTGGCCGCCTATGGCCTGACCGTCGCGGTCGACGCGCATCCCCGAAGCGGCGTCCGGCCGCTCGCCCTGCGCGTCCGCGAGGACCTCGTGTTCGGCTCGGTGATCGAGCTGCGGCACGGCGGACAGGCGGCGAGCCGTGGCGAGATCCCGGGCATCGCGCTGCCACCGCTCGACCTGATCCTGGCACGCGACCTCCTCGACACGGTCGGCCTGGACGATCCGTCCGACCGCGCGCACGAGGCCATGACGGTCGCCTTGCTGCAGGTCGCCCAGATGATCGTCGACCAGCACATGCTGGCTGCCGTTGAGCTCGATCCGATCGTCGTCGACGGGGGCCGGGTCCGGATCGGCGGCGCCCGGTTGCGGGTGCGCGCCTCGGGCCGGCGGCGCCTCGCAATCCGGCCTTATCCGAAGCAGCTGGAGACAAGCGCGCGCATGGAGGACGGCACCGAAGCGGCCATCCGGCCGATCCGTCCCGAAGACGCGCCCGCCATTGAGGCGATGATCGCGCGGACGACCGGGAACGACCTCCGCCTGCGCTTCTTCGCTTCGATCGCCTCGCTGTCGAGCGCCATGATCGCGCGCCTGACCCAGATCGACTACGACCGGGAGATGGCGCTGGTCGCGATCCTGCCCGAGAACGACACCGACACGATCGGCGGCGTCGTGCGGATCAGCGCCGATCCCGACAACCGCCGCGCGGAGTACGCGGTCCTGCTACGGAGCGATCTCAAGGGCAAGGGCCTGGGCCGCGCGCTCATGCGGCTCATTCTGAGCTACGCGGACGAGCGCGGCATTCAGGAGGTCTATGGCGAGGTGCTGCGGGAGAACCGCGCGATGCTCGCGCTTTCGAGCGAGCTCGGCTTCACGCGTCACCGGTCTGAGGAAGATCCGGACATTCTTGAAGTCCGCTGGCGTCGGCCATCGCCTTGA
- the thiE gene encoding thiamine phosphate synthase, producing MTAPRTTFDLSFYPVLDLERTEGLDPVALAIAAATNGATLLQLRGKQAETRRLVELARALKAALAPFDVPLIINDRVDIALAAGAAGAHVGQDDLPAVDARALLGPDAILGLSVGTIEEAERTPSEILDYVGVGPVYATGSKADAGEPIGLEGLRDLTGRLHARESRLKVVAIGGIGIDHVPEVMATGADGVAIVSALFLAEDVGQAAAAIAHRVGTARPAMP from the coding sequence ATGACCGCGCCGCGCACGACCTTCGACTTGTCCTTCTATCCCGTGCTCGACCTCGAGCGGACGGAGGGCCTCGATCCTGTCGCCCTCGCCATCGCGGCCGCGACCAACGGCGCGACCTTGCTCCAGCTTCGCGGCAAGCAAGCGGAGACGCGCCGCCTGGTCGAGTTGGCGCGCGCGCTCAAGGCTGCGTTGGCCCCCTTCGACGTGCCGCTGATCATCAACGACCGCGTCGACATCGCGCTGGCGGCCGGCGCGGCCGGCGCCCATGTCGGCCAGGACGACCTGCCGGCGGTCGACGCGCGAGCCCTGCTCGGACCCGACGCGATCCTCGGCCTCTCGGTCGGCACGATCGAGGAGGCGGAGCGCACGCCGTCCGAGATCCTGGACTATGTCGGCGTCGGCCCGGTCTACGCGACCGGCAGCAAGGCGGATGCGGGTGAGCCCATCGGGCTGGAAGGGCTGCGCGACCTGACGGGACGCCTGCACGCGCGGGAGTCGCGCCTGAAGGTCGTCGCGATCGGCGGCATCGGGATCGACCATGTGCCCGAGGTCATGGCGACCGGCGCGGACGGGGTCGCGATCGTCTCGGCCCTGTTCCTCGCCGAGGATGTCGGTCAGGCTGCGGCGGCGATCGCCCATCGGGTCGGAACCGCCCGACCGGCCATGCCCTGA
- the pepN gene encoding aminopeptidase N encodes MANDAAPQVIRREDYRPPAFLIEQVELGFVLEPSATRVTSRLHLRRNPEAGTPDAPLVLDGQALTLDGIALDGREIAADAYAVDDESLTVAAMPDTGVLEVRTTIDPKANTALEGLYLSNGVFCTQCEAEGFRRITYFPDRPDVMTRYTVRIEADKAACPVMLSNGNPIDRGELGGGRHFAVWQDPHPKPCYLFALVAGDLGVVRDGFTTRSGRKVDLRIYTEHDKVDQCDHAMVSLKKSMKWDEDVFGLEYDLDIFMIVAVSDFNMGAMENKGLNIFNTKYILAKPETATDADYQGIERVVAHEYFHNWTGDRVTCRDWFQLTLKEGLTVFRDQQFSGDMNDAAVQRITDVRRLRSAQFPEDAGPLAHPIRPDSYIEINNFYTTTVYEKGAEVIRMIHTLIGPKNFRRGMDLYFERFDNQAVTCEDFVKAMEDASGRDLGQFRRWYAQAGTPRIEARGRHDETGRRYTLTLRQTCPPTPGQPEKEPFHLPVALGLLDPAGQPVPLRLEGENTEGATSRVLDLTELEQTFVFENVPSAPVPSLLRGFSAPAILDAGYRDAELRHLLAHDTDPFARWEAGQTLALHVMLALIADAQAGRPLALSPGVIEAFGEVLDDQAVAPAFKAQMLALPAQSYLGEQMAVIDPDAVLAVHRFVRKALADALRPHFRTLYDAMTGEARAFSVDADAIGRRSLALTALGYLSAGGNEDGMVLVLDLLAKRATMTEVIAALAILSETERPERTEAFEAFHAKWRHDALVTDKWFGLQAMAQVSDSVERTEALLRHPDYVATNPNRVRSVLGAFAAGNPTGFHREDGKGYALVGREIRELDGMNPQVAARMTQSFGRWRRYDAGRQERMQAELRAILAKPGLSRDVREIAQKSLEG; translated from the coding sequence ATGGCGAACGATGCAGCCCCGCAGGTGATCCGGCGCGAAGACTACCGGCCGCCGGCTTTCCTGATCGAGCAGGTCGAGCTCGGTTTCGTGCTGGAACCGTCGGCGACCCGGGTGACCAGCCGGCTGCATCTGCGGCGCAATCCCGAGGCGGGGACGCCGGACGCTCCCCTCGTCCTGGACGGCCAGGCGCTCACGCTGGACGGGATCGCGCTGGACGGGCGCGAGATCGCGGCGGATGCCTACGCCGTGGACGACGAGAGCCTGACCGTCGCGGCCATGCCCGATACGGGCGTCCTCGAGGTCCGCACGACGATCGATCCCAAGGCCAACACGGCGCTGGAGGGGCTCTACCTCTCGAACGGCGTGTTCTGCACGCAGTGCGAGGCGGAGGGCTTCCGGCGGATCACCTATTTCCCCGACCGCCCGGACGTGATGACCCGCTACACCGTGCGGATCGAGGCGGACAAGGCCGCCTGCCCGGTCATGCTCAGCAACGGCAACCCGATCGATCGAGGCGAGCTCGGCGGCGGACGTCACTTCGCGGTCTGGCAGGATCCACACCCCAAGCCCTGCTATCTGTTCGCCTTGGTGGCGGGCGATCTCGGCGTGGTGCGCGACGGCTTCACGACACGCTCCGGCCGCAAGGTCGACCTGCGCATCTACACCGAGCACGACAAGGTCGACCAATGCGACCACGCCATGGTCTCGCTGAAGAAGTCTATGAAGTGGGACGAGGACGTGTTCGGCCTCGAATACGACCTCGACATCTTCATGATCGTCGCGGTCAGCGACTTCAACATGGGAGCCATGGAGAACAAGGGGCTCAACATCTTCAACACGAAGTACATCCTGGCCAAGCCCGAGACCGCGACCGACGCCGACTACCAGGGCATCGAGCGGGTCGTCGCGCACGAGTACTTCCACAACTGGACCGGCGACCGCGTGACCTGCCGCGACTGGTTCCAGCTGACGCTGAAGGAAGGGCTCACCGTCTTTCGCGACCAGCAGTTCAGCGGCGACATGAACGACGCCGCGGTGCAGCGGATCACGGACGTGCGGCGGCTGCGCAGCGCGCAGTTCCCCGAGGACGCCGGTCCCCTCGCCCATCCGATCCGGCCCGACAGCTATATCGAGATCAACAATTTCTACACCACGACCGTCTACGAGAAGGGCGCGGAAGTCATCCGCATGATCCACACCCTGATCGGTCCAAAGAACTTCCGGCGCGGCATGGATCTCTATTTCGAGCGCTTCGACAACCAGGCCGTGACCTGCGAGGACTTCGTCAAGGCGATGGAGGACGCGTCCGGGCGCGATCTCGGCCAGTTCCGCCGCTGGTACGCCCAGGCGGGCACGCCCCGGATCGAAGCGCGCGGGCGCCATGACGAGACGGGCCGGCGCTACACGCTGACGCTGCGCCAAACCTGCCCGCCGACGCCGGGCCAGCCGGAGAAGGAGCCGTTCCACCTGCCCGTCGCCCTCGGCCTGCTCGATCCGGCGGGACAGCCCGTGCCGCTCCGGCTCGAAGGCGAGAACACGGAAGGCGCGACCTCGCGCGTGCTCGACCTGACCGAGCTCGAGCAGACCTTCGTGTTCGAGAACGTGCCGAGCGCGCCCGTGCCTTCGCTGCTGCGCGGGTTCTCCGCCCCGGCGATCCTGGATGCCGGTTACCGGGACGCCGAGCTACGCCACTTGCTGGCGCACGACACGGACCCCTTCGCGCGCTGGGAGGCCGGGCAGACCCTGGCGCTCCATGTCATGCTGGCGCTGATCGCCGACGCCCAGGCGGGGCGGCCGCTCGCGCTGTCCCCGGGCGTGATCGAGGCATTCGGCGAGGTCCTGGACGACCAGGCGGTCGCTCCGGCCTTCAAGGCGCAGATGCTCGCCTTGCCCGCCCAGTCCTATCTCGGCGAGCAGATGGCGGTGATCGATCCCGATGCCGTGCTGGCCGTGCATCGCTTCGTGCGCAAGGCGCTGGCCGACGCGCTGCGTCCGCACTTCCGTACGCTCTACGACGCCATGACCGGCGAGGCACGCGCGTTCAGCGTCGATGCCGACGCGATCGGCCGGCGCAGCCTCGCGCTCACCGCGCTCGGCTATCTCAGCGCCGGCGGGAACGAGGACGGCATGGTCCTGGTGCTCGATCTGCTGGCGAAGCGGGCGACCATGACCGAGGTCATCGCCGCGCTGGCGATCCTGTCCGAGACCGAGCGGCCGGAGCGGACGGAAGCCTTCGAGGCGTTCCACGCCAAATGGCGCCACGACGCGCTCGTGACCGACAAGTGGTTCGGCCTGCAGGCCATGGCGCAGGTGTCGGATTCGGTCGAGCGGACCGAGGCCCTGCTCCGCCATCCGGACTATGTCGCGACCAACCCGAACCGGGTCCGCTCGGTCCTGGGCGCATTCGCGGCGGGCAATCCCACGGGATTCCACCGCGAGGACGGCAAGGGCTACGCGCTGGTCGGCCGGGAGATCCGGGAGCTCGACGGCATGAACCCGCAGGTCGCCGCGCGCATGACGCAGAGCTTCGGCCGCTGGCGCCGCTACGACGCCGGGCGGCAGGAGCGCATGCAGGCCGAGCTTCGCGCGATCCTCGCCAAGCCCGGCCTGTCGCGCGACGTCCGCGAGATCGCGCAGAAGAGCCTAGAGGGCTGA
- a CDS encoding NAD(P)-dependent oxidoreductase has translation MAKVAFLGLGVMGYPMAGHLAAKGHDVTVFNRSSDKAERWTKQHGGASAPTPRAAAEGAEIVFMCVGNDDDVRNVAVGDDGALHGLAQGAILVDHTTASAEVARELDTILKDAGRHFIDAPVSGGQAGAENGVLTVMCGGSEAAFGKVEPVMQAFGRTITYMGPAGAGQLAKMVNQICIAGLVQGLSEAVNFAMKAGLDTDKVLATISKGAAQSWQMENRWKTMVEDKFDFGFAVNWMRKDLDICLDEARRNGAPLPVTALVDQLYRQVQQKGGGRYDTSSLLLNLRDRS, from the coding sequence ATGGCAAAGGTGGCATTTCTTGGACTGGGCGTCATGGGCTATCCCATGGCCGGCCATCTCGCCGCCAAGGGGCACGACGTGACGGTCTTCAACCGTTCGAGCGACAAGGCCGAGCGCTGGACCAAGCAGCATGGCGGCGCCAGCGCGCCGACGCCGCGCGCGGCCGCCGAGGGTGCGGAAATCGTCTTCATGTGCGTCGGCAACGACGACGACGTCCGCAACGTCGCCGTGGGCGACGACGGCGCGCTGCACGGCCTGGCGCAAGGCGCCATCCTGGTCGATCACACGACGGCGTCGGCCGAGGTCGCGCGCGAGCTCGACACGATCCTCAAGGATGCCGGCCGCCACTTCATCGATGCGCCCGTCTCCGGCGGCCAGGCCGGCGCCGAGAACGGCGTCCTGACCGTGATGTGCGGCGGCAGCGAGGCGGCGTTCGGCAAGGTCGAGCCGGTCATGCAGGCCTTCGGCCGCACCATCACCTATATGGGGCCGGCCGGTGCCGGCCAGCTGGCGAAGATGGTCAACCAGATCTGCATCGCGGGCCTCGTTCAAGGCCTGTCCGAGGCCGTGAACTTCGCGATGAAGGCCGGGCTCGACACCGACAAGGTGCTGGCGACCATCTCGAAAGGCGCGGCGCAGTCCTGGCAGATGGAAAACCGCTGGAAGACCATGGTCGAAGACAAGTTCGACTTCGGCTTCGCGGTCAACTGGATGCGCAAGGACCTCGACATCTGCCTGGACGAGGCGCGGCGCAACGGCGCTCCCCTGCCGGTGACGGCGCTGGTGGACCAGCTCTATCGTCAGGTCCAGCAGAAGGGCGGCGGCCGGTACGATACGTCGAGCCTCCTCCTTAACCTGCGCGATCGATCGTAG
- the recG gene encoding ATP-dependent DNA helicase RecG yields MASPVEIVRQAQGCESRREGAAAVALLASVTDVAGIGPRAAQAFGRLLGAGPVPSLFDLLGHAPVGLDQRAVVEDLRPVPAGTKVLARLVVEAHLPPEHPKRPYKIRCRDRGGFVHLVFFRAKGAWLRQRLPEGEARWVAGSVDRFGYEIQITHPDSVLSAPPGGTEDGSAVQPVYPLVQGIGQAFVRRGVAAAVAGLPDLAEWQDPAFVAVQAWPDPRNALRTLHEPREAADLLPQAPARRRLAYDELLAGALALQLVQGRRRRQSGRTTRGDGRLRRQVEAALPFALTGGQQAAIRQVEAEMASPLRMVRLLQGDVGSGKTLVGLQAMLIAVEAGRQAVLMAPTDLLARQHARGLSALLAPLGIEPVLLTGRQPAAQRRGALARLASGDAAIAIGTHALFQDGVAFADLALVVIDEQHRFGVHQRLDLAAKGALPDLLVMTATPIPRSLILTVYGDMAVSRLLEKPPGRLPVTTRVLPLERMDDILAAVERALAGGERLYWVCPVVAEDEGSELVAAETRATGLAQRFGAIVGLIHGRMGPVEKGEAMAAFQSGARPILVATTVIEVGVDVPEAGVIVIEQAECFGLAQLHQLRGRVGRGNRPGTCLLLYRGPLGRIAKERLKVLRGTEDGFVIAEEDLRLRGPGEVLGTRQSGMPDLRFADLGAHADLMAAARQEAKLVLARDPRLTSPRGRALRGLLRLFGKTQAMSYLASG; encoded by the coding sequence ATGGCGTCGCCCGTGGAGATAGTGCGGCAGGCGCAGGGCTGCGAGTCCCGACGGGAAGGAGCCGCGGCGGTCGCGCTCCTGGCGTCGGTGACCGATGTGGCCGGGATCGGCCCGCGCGCCGCCCAAGCGTTCGGGCGGCTTTTGGGCGCGGGACCGGTGCCCTCGCTGTTCGACCTGCTCGGCCACGCGCCTGTCGGGCTGGACCAGCGGGCGGTGGTCGAGGATCTGCGCCCGGTGCCGGCCGGAACCAAGGTGCTGGCCCGATTGGTCGTCGAGGCGCATCTGCCGCCCGAGCATCCCAAGCGGCCCTACAAGATCCGCTGCCGCGACCGGGGCGGCTTCGTCCATCTCGTCTTCTTCCGGGCCAAGGGCGCGTGGCTGCGCCAGCGCCTGCCCGAAGGCGAGGCGCGCTGGGTCGCGGGCAGCGTCGACCGGTTCGGCTACGAGATCCAGATCACCCACCCGGACTCCGTGCTGAGCGCGCCGCCCGGCGGGACGGAGGACGGCTCGGCCGTCCAGCCCGTCTATCCGCTCGTCCAGGGCATCGGCCAGGCCTTCGTCCGGCGCGGCGTCGCGGCCGCCGTCGCCGGCCTGCCGGACCTCGCGGAATGGCAGGATCCGGCCTTCGTCGCCGTCCAGGCATGGCCGGATCCGCGCAACGCTCTCCGGACGCTGCACGAGCCGCGCGAAGCGGCGGATCTCCTGCCGCAGGCGCCCGCACGGCGGCGTCTCGCCTACGACGAGCTCCTGGCGGGCGCGCTCGCCCTGCAGCTCGTCCAGGGACGGAGGCGGCGCCAGAGCGGACGGACGACCCGGGGCGACGGGCGGTTGCGGCGGCAGGTGGAGGCCGCCCTGCCCTTCGCGCTGACCGGCGGGCAGCAGGCCGCGATCAGGCAGGTCGAGGCCGAGATGGCGAGCCCGCTGCGCATGGTCCGCCTCCTCCAGGGCGATGTCGGCAGCGGCAAGACGCTGGTCGGGCTGCAGGCGATGCTGATCGCGGTCGAGGCCGGCCGCCAGGCGGTACTCATGGCGCCCACCGATCTGCTGGCGCGTCAGCATGCGCGTGGCCTGAGCGCCCTTCTGGCCCCGCTCGGCATCGAGCCTGTCCTGCTGACCGGACGGCAGCCGGCCGCACAGCGTCGCGGCGCCCTCGCCCGCCTCGCGAGCGGCGACGCCGCCATCGCCATCGGCACCCACGCCCTGTTCCAGGACGGCGTGGCCTTCGCCGACCTCGCCCTGGTCGTGATCGACGAGCAGCATCGCTTCGGCGTGCACCAGCGCCTGGACCTCGCCGCCAAGGGCGCCCTGCCCGACCTCCTGGTCATGACCGCAACCCCGATCCCGCGCTCGCTCATCCTCACGGTCTACGGCGACATGGCGGTCTCGCGCCTGCTGGAGAAGCCGCCTGGGCGGCTGCCGGTCACCACCCGCGTCCTGCCCCTCGAGCGGATGGACGACATCCTGGCCGCGGTAGAACGCGCGCTCGCGGGGGGCGAACGGCTCTACTGGGTCTGTCCGGTCGTGGCCGAGGACGAGGGCTCCGAATTGGTCGCCGCCGAGACGCGCGCGACCGGCCTCGCCCAGCGCTTCGGCGCGATCGTCGGCCTGATCCACGGCCGCATGGGCCCGGTCGAGAAGGGCGAGGCCATGGCGGCGTTCCAAAGCGGCGCACGGCCCATCCTGGTCGCCACCACCGTGATCGAGGTCGGCGTCGACGTGCCCGAGGCGGGCGTGATCGTCATCGAGCAGGCCGAGTGCTTCGGCCTTGCCCAGCTGCACCAGCTGCGCGGCCGGGTCGGCCGGGGCAACCGGCCCGGGACCTGCCTCCTGCTCTATCGCGGTCCCCTCGGCCGCATCGCCAAGGAGCGGCTGAAGGTGCTCCGTGGCACGGAGGACGGCTTCGTGATCGCCGAGGAGGACCTGCGCCTGCGCGGACCGGGCGAGGTCCTGGGCACGCGGCAGAGCGGCATGCCCGATCTGCGCTTCGCCGATCTCGGCGCCCATGCCGACCTGATGGCGGCGGCGCGGCAGGAGGCGAAGCTGGTGCTCGCACGCGACCCTCGCCTGACCAGCCCCCGCGGCCGGGCCTTGCGCGGGCTCCTTCGCCTGTTCGGCAAGACCCAGGCGATGAGCTATCTGGCTTCGGGGTGA
- a CDS encoding succinate dehydrogenase assembly factor 2 encodes MTEPITVRRKRLTHASRYRGFLESDLFFGRFADQHLHSLDKAQLDRYEALLQENDHDLFAWIAGRQPVPPEHDNDVMTLLRRFEFTAASTGA; translated from the coding sequence ATGACCGAGCCGATCACCGTCCGCCGCAAGAGGCTGACCCATGCCAGCCGCTATCGCGGCTTCCTCGAGAGCGATCTGTTCTTCGGTCGTTTCGCCGATCAGCATCTGCACAGCCTGGACAAGGCGCAGCTCGACCGTTACGAGGCCCTGCTGCAGGAGAACGATCACGATTTGTTCGCTTGGATCGCCGGACGTCAACCCGTCCCGCCCGAGCACGACAACGACGTCATGACCCTTTTGCGCCGCTTCGAGTTCACCGCAGCCTCGACCGGCGCCTGA